Within the Solibacillus silvestris genome, the region TTAGACTTCTTTTTTGCCATTTTGCTAGCTCCTTCGAATGTTTGTTCCTATAATTGTACACGAAACAAAATTGAATACCCACTAATCCGTCGCAAAATTCTTTTTCGGTTAGCTTCTCATACATATAACAATTCCTGCACATGCCGTTTAATTGCGTATGTGTAACCGGCGCGTTTCGCTTGTATATGCCACCAGTACCCAGCAACTTCAGTTTGCATAAAAAAGACGAGGCAGGAACTATCCCGACTCGTCTGGTTTTGCTAATTTGTTGCTACTTTTTCTTGTGTACGTACGACAAACTCATCATTTACATAGTCAAGTACGACTGTTTGTGTTTTATCCAATGTACCTTTTAACAGTTCTTCGGATAAGCGGTCTTCCACATGTTTTTGTAATGCACGGCGTAATGGACGCGCACCATATTGTGGATCATAACCTTCTTCTGAAATTTTCTCAAGCGCTGCATCTGTAAGCTGCAGTTCGATATCCTGCTCTTTTAGACGTTTCTTTAATGAATTCGCCATTAATGATACGATTTCTTTTAAGTGATCCTTTTCTAATGAATGGAATACGATCATTTCATCAATACGGTTTAAGAACTCTGGACGGAACGCCTTTTTCAGTTCTTCCAGCATTGTGCTCTTCATGTCTTTATCTTTCGATGCATTTAAACCGGCGCCGAAGCCAACATGTTTGCGGTATTTCAGTGCATCTGCCCCAACATTCGATGTCATAATGACAACTGTGTTACGGAAATCAACTACACGACCTTTTGAGTCAGTTAAGCGCCCGTCTTCCAACACTTGTAATAAGATGTTGAATACATCCGGGTGCGCTTTTTCGATCTCATCCAGCAGTACAACTGAATATGGTTTACGACGAACTTTTTCTGTTAATTGACCGCCATCATCAAAACCTACATAGCCTGGAGGTGAACCGACTAAACGAGAAGTCGAATGTTTCTCCATATACTCGGACATATCTACACGGATCATTGCATCTTCATCACCGAACATTACTTCAGCAAGTGCTCGTGCAAGTTCCGTTTTACCGACACCAGTAGGTCCAAGGAAGATAAATGAACCGATTGGACGTTTTGGATCTTTTAAGCCGGCACGGGCACGACGGATTGCACGGGAAATTGCTTCTACTGCTTCACCTTGACCAACTACGCGTTTGTGTAATTCTTCTTCAAGATTTAATAACTTCGCAGATTCAGCCTGAGCAATTTTCGAAACAGGAATTCCCGTCCACATCGCTACCACTTGTGCAATATCGTCTACATATACTGTAGATTCTTCTTTGCCTTGTTTTTCTTTCCACTCTTTTTTCAGTTGTTCAAGCTCTTGTTTCAGCTTCTGCTCCGTATCACGCAATGCAGCAGCTTTTTCAAATTCCTGTCCTGAAACAGCAGCATTCTTTTCAGACTTAATGCCTTCGAGCTTATCTTCTAACTCTTTTAAATTAGGTGGAACAGTATAAGAGCGTAAGCGCACTTTTGAACCAGCCTCATCAATTAGGTCAATTGCTTTATCCGGTAAGAAACGATCCGAAATATAACGATCTGATAATTTTGCTGCTGCTTCTACCGCTTCATCCGAAATTTTCACACGGTGATGTGCTTCATAACGGTCACGTAAGCCATTAATAATTTGGATTGTTTCTTCAACAGATGGCTCATCAACTTGGATCGGTTGGAAACGACGCTCTAATGCTGCGTCTTTTTCAATATATTTGCGGTACTCATCCAACGTAGTTGCACCGATACATTGCAGTTCGCCTCGTGCCAATGATGGTTTTAAAATATTCGATGCATCAATCGCACCTTCTGCACCACCTGCACCGATCAATGTATGAAGCTCATCGATGAATAAAATAATATTGCCGGCCTGACGAATTTCATCCATCACCTTTTTAAGACGGTCTTCAAATTCCCCACGATATTTTGTACCTGCAACAACTGTTCCCATATCGAGCGTCATAACACGTTTATCGCGTAATGTTTCAGGTACTTCATTATTGATGATTTGCTGTGCCAATCCTTCTGCAATGGCCGTTTTACCTACACCCGGCTCCCCGATTAGTACCGGGTTGTTTTTTGTACGACGTGATAGTACTTCTACAACACGTGTAATTTCTTTAGAACGGCCGATAACCGGATCAAGTGAACCTTCACGCGCCACCGCTGTTAAATCGCGGGCTAAACTATCAAGTGTTGGTGTATTTACTGTTTGCGTTATACTGGAATTACCGCTAGTGTTTGAGTCATTGTTGCCTAATAACAGTAAAACTTGTTGGCGGGCTTTATTGATACTTACACCTGTATTCGCCAATACGCGGGCAGCAACGCCTTCACCTTCACGAATTAAAGCTAATAAAATATGCTCTGTTCCGACATATGCATGCCCTAATTTACGCGATTCATCCAATGAAAGTTCGATTACCTTTTTAGCACGTGGTGTGTAGTGAACGATAGGACCTACATCTTCTGTGCCTTTCCCAACAAGTTCCTCAATGCCGGTTTCGATCATTTGAGGGCTAATATTAATTGCTTCCAAAGCTTTAGCGGCAATTCCGCCACCTTCACGAATTAAGCCAAGTAAAATATGTTCTGTTCCGATTTCTTTATGCTTAAGACGAATTGCCTCTTCTTGAGCAAGTTGTAATACCTTTTGAGCACGTTGTGTGAATCGATTAAACATCATAGAAAATCCTCTCCTTTTTCCCCATTGTTTGTAGCTTCATCTTGCTCGTTTAACTTTTCTTGCAACAGCTTCGCACGATACATGTCGCGTTCTGCTGGTTGTAACGTAGTACCAATATATTGCTGAATGAGTCCAGGTTGCATAATAAGCATGCACTCATTTAGTTTACGCTGTGAAATTGCTTCTAATAATCCTAAACTTACCCCAAGACGCACATTTGATAAACAGCTTGCCGCTTCTTCACTCGTTAAAATTTTTGCGTACTTTAACGTACCGAGTGAACGGCTTAAACGGTCTTCCAACGCGGAGGGGGCACGCATCAATAAATTTTTGCGTGCAAGCTCTTCCTTTTTGATAACTTGCTCGACAACATCCTGAAGCTCCTGTAAAATCGTTTCTTCTGATTTACCTAGTGTAATCTGATTCGAGATTTGATAAATATTGCCTAAATTTTCACTGCCTTCCCCATATATACCCCGCACAACCATTCCTAATCGGGTCATCATCTGAATTAATGGATTCATCTGTTTCATCATTGTGAGTGCAGGTAAATGGAGCATGACAGATGCTCGAAGCCCTGTTCCGACATTTGTTGGGCAACTTGTCAAATAACCATAGCGGTCTTCATATGCGTAATTAATTGACTTACTTAAGTAGCGGTCAATATTACGAGCCTTATCAAATGCTTCTTTTAAATTCATTCCTTGCGTAAGACTCTGTATACGAATATGATCCTCTTCATTTACTAATATGCTAATGGATTCATCTTTTGTTAAAAAAAATGATCCAATTTTTTTTCTTCGTGCCAAATTCGGACTGATCAAATGCTTCTCCACTAAAATTTGGCGTTGTAAAACGGGCATATCTTTTATTTGGAAATAAGAAAACTGATACGGGTTGTCATCTAAAGATAATAATGAATGCATCATTTTTTCTTCGATCATTTGTGCTTCCTGTTCTGTAAAACTAATCGGAAATCGAGTATTGGCAATATTACGAGCAAGCCGAATGCGCGTGCTAATGACGATATCTGAATCGCTTTCGTGCTGCATCCAGCTGGGACTGGCATTCGTTAAAAAATGCTCGATGTTCATGCGTTCCCCTCACCTTCCTGTTTTATTTTACTTTCCAATTCCCTAACTTCATCACGTATGGAAGCTGCATCTTCAAAACGCTCTTCCTCAATTGCTTGCTGCAGTGATGAACGGAGCTCTTGGATTTGTTGTTCCACTTTTTCTTTTGAAGGTCCTTCTTCCACATATCCTACATGCTGAGTACCTGCCTGCAGACGTTCAAGTAGCTGTGGTAATTGCTCACTAAATGTTTCGTAACATTGACCGCATCCAAATTTGCCTTGCTTTAAAAACTGTCGGTACGTAAACCCACAGGATGGGCAGGATTTTGGGCTGGCAGTATTTGTTGTCGTGCTTTCTTTCTTTGCATTCACAGGCACAAAATTAAACCAATTTGAAATAAGCTGCTGAAGAGATGCAGGCTCTTCATTTACGTCAAATTGAAATGGATGAAATTGAGTTGCACATACTTCACAGTAGTGACGCTCGACTTTTTGACCATTGTGAACTTGAGTAACGGTAACATTGGCATGACGCTGTTTACAATGCTCACATATCATAATAATCCACCTCTACTTTTCAAAAGAAATCGTTTGTAGCATTGCGTGCATAATCCGCGCTCTTAGCTGATCACGCAACGGTAAAGCTACCTGTAATGTGACACGATCTAAAGCGGCCTTCATAATGCTTGCTTCTCGCTCTGTAATGATATCCTCTTCCAATAAACGGAAAATAATACGCTCAGCATTAGTTTGGGCTATGGCGTTACCTATTTGTGTTTCCATTTCGTCCAGTAAATTTTTCTTAGAGTGGATTGTTACACGCAAAATCCGAATATAACCGCCACCACCCCG harbors:
- a CDS encoding ATP--guanido phosphotransferase — encoded protein: MNIEHFLTNASPSWMQHESDSDIVISTRIRLARNIANTRFPISFTEQEAQMIEEKMMHSLLSLDDNPYQFSYFQIKDMPVLQRQILVEKHLISPNLARRKKIGSFFLTKDESISILVNEEDHIRIQSLTQGMNLKEAFDKARNIDRYLSKSINYAYEDRYGYLTSCPTNVGTGLRASVMLHLPALTMMKQMNPLIQMMTRLGMVVRGIYGEGSENLGNIYQISNQITLGKSEETILQELQDVVEQVIKKEELARKNLLMRAPSALEDRLSRSLGTLKYAKILTSEEAASCLSNVRLGVSLGLLEAISQRKLNECMLIMQPGLIQQYIGTTLQPAERDMYRAKLLQEKLNEQDEATNNGEKGEDFL
- a CDS encoding nucleotide excision repair protein, which translates into the protein MICEHCKQRHANVTVTQVHNGQKVERHYCEVCATQFHPFQFDVNEEPASLQQLISNWFNFVPVNAKKESTTTNTASPKSCPSCGFTYRQFLKQGKFGCGQCYETFSEQLPQLLERLQAGTQHVGYVEEGPSKEKVEQQIQELRSSLQQAIEEERFEDAASIRDEVRELESKIKQEGEGNA
- a CDS encoding ATP-dependent Clp protease ATP-binding subunit ClpC, whose protein sequence is MMFNRFTQRAQKVLQLAQEEAIRLKHKEIGTEHILLGLIREGGGIAAKALEAINISPQMIETGIEELVGKGTEDVGPIVHYTPRAKKVIELSLDESRKLGHAYVGTEHILLALIREGEGVAARVLANTGVSINKARQQVLLLLGNNDSNTSGNSSITQTVNTPTLDSLARDLTAVAREGSLDPVIGRSKEITRVVEVLSRRTKNNPVLIGEPGVGKTAIAEGLAQQIINNEVPETLRDKRVMTLDMGTVVAGTKYRGEFEDRLKKVMDEIRQAGNIILFIDELHTLIGAGGAEGAIDASNILKPSLARGELQCIGATTLDEYRKYIEKDAALERRFQPIQVDEPSVEETIQIINGLRDRYEAHHRVKISDEAVEAAAKLSDRYISDRFLPDKAIDLIDEAGSKVRLRSYTVPPNLKELEDKLEGIKSEKNAAVSGQEFEKAAALRDTEQKLKQELEQLKKEWKEKQGKEESTVYVDDIAQVVAMWTGIPVSKIAQAESAKLLNLEEELHKRVVGQGEAVEAISRAIRRARAGLKDPKRPIGSFIFLGPTGVGKTELARALAEVMFGDEDAMIRVDMSEYMEKHSTSRLVGSPPGYVGFDDGGQLTEKVRRKPYSVVLLDEIEKAHPDVFNILLQVLEDGRLTDSKGRVVDFRNTVVIMTSNVGADALKYRKHVGFGAGLNASKDKDMKSTMLEELKKAFRPEFLNRIDEMIVFHSLEKDHLKEIVSLMANSLKKRLKEQDIELQLTDAALEKISEEGYDPQYGARPLRRALQKHVEDRLSEELLKGTLDKTQTVVLDYVNDEFVVRTQEKVATN
- a CDS encoding CtsR family transcriptional regulator; this encodes MRNISDIIEGYLKEVIELEGQGHIEIKRNELAKQFACAPSQINYVINTRFTTEHGYYVESKRGGGGYIRILRVTIHSKKNLLDEMETQIGNAIAQTNAERIIFRLLEEDIITEREASIMKAALDRVTLQVALPLRDQLRARIMHAMLQTISFEK